The following proteins are encoded in a genomic region of Methanoculleus bourgensis MS2:
- a CDS encoding GNAT family N-acetyltransferase, with translation MMKKEVRELKHEEFPLAEKVWTHYRNQKADPGRERIFGVFVDGALAATARCTRHPEGLEMDCVFTLDEYRGHGYAAEVVQRLLDECGSETIYIHSTLPLIGFYGKLGFVPIPEAKLPVSIRERFVFCFGEMAGCNVAPMMRNPVAGQPRPLPSAPCPLLHAAAFRQGRAGRTCSPADLRERDCASPDLCDGKPDVR, from the coding sequence ATGATGAAGAAGGAAGTCCGCGAATTGAAGCACGAGGAGTTCCCGCTTGCAGAGAAGGTCTGGACGCACTACCGCAACCAGAAGGCAGACCCGGGCCGTGAGAGGATCTTCGGTGTCTTTGTCGACGGCGCCCTGGCGGCGACGGCCCGCTGTACCCGGCACCCGGAAGGCCTCGAGATGGACTGTGTCTTCACCCTGGACGAGTACCGGGGGCACGGGTATGCAGCGGAAGTCGTGCAGAGACTCCTCGATGAATGCGGCTCAGAGACGATCTACATCCACTCAACGCTCCCCCTGATCGGGTTCTACGGGAAACTCGGGTTTGTGCCCATCCCGGAGGCGAAACTGCCGGTGAGTATCAGGGAACGGTTCGTCTTCTGCTTCGGGGAGATGGCGGGGTGCAACGTCGCCCCCATGATGAGGAACCCCGTGGCCGGACAACCCCGACCGCTGCCCTCCGCCCCTTGCCCGCTCCTTCACGCGGCAGCCTTCCGGCAGGGCCGCGCGGGGAGAACATGTTCACCGGCGGATCTCCGGGAGCGGGATTGTGCCTCTCCCGATCTGTGCGACGGCAAACCTGATGTACGATGA
- a CDS encoding glycosyltransferase family 2 protein: MKPDRPDRRGSYRMGRIDYIVPTWNSESTLALTLSSIRKYGRPNRVIVVDKHSTDRTTVIAKNYGCDIISSDKSLGAARRLGAREARTDLIAFVDSDVELLPEWEEVLRAWADGRYPDAGVIGALYDDDYLRPATAPVSLLGGNGAFGCSVTRRGCVLACTPLDSLSSGEDALYAEFLAEKNLRWYILPVYVNHHRELGNISDTLRWRWLGAGLRRRRGFRASICKSVLGGAVIGLRMNGLDISYRENLTLRLNYFIGYMLPGRYFEIDREKRRS, translated from the coding sequence ATGAAGCCCGATAGGCCCGATCGCCGGGGGTCGTACCGTATGGGGAGGATCGATTATATTGTTCCTACATGGAACAGCGAATCGACGTTAGCGTTAACCCTCTCCTCTATCCGAAAATACGGCCGCCCGAACAGGGTCATCGTCGTCGATAAGCACTCGACGGACCGCACCACGGTAATCGCAAAGAACTATGGTTGCGATATCATCTCCTCCGATAAGAGTCTCGGAGCCGCAAGAAGGCTTGGGGCACGCGAGGCCCGGACGGACCTCATCGCCTTTGTTGACTCCGATGTAGAGCTTCTTCCGGAGTGGGAAGAAGTCCTGCGGGCCTGGGCAGATGGGCGCTACCCGGATGCAGGGGTGATCGGCGCACTCTACGACGACGACTATCTCCGGCCGGCAACCGCACCGGTCTCACTCCTCGGGGGTAACGGGGCATTTGGCTGCTCTGTGACCCGCCGGGGGTGCGTGCTGGCATGCACGCCCCTCGATAGTCTCTCAAGCGGCGAGGACGCGCTCTATGCTGAGTTCCTGGCGGAGAAGAACCTGCGGTGGTATATCCTGCCCGTCTACGTCAACCATCACCGGGAGCTTGGGAATATCTCAGATACCCTGAGGTGGCGGTGGCTGGGCGCCGGCCTCCGACGGCGGAGGGGGTTCCGGGCCTCGATATGCAAATCTGTCCTTGGCGGCGCAGTCATCGGGCTCCGGATGAACGGTCTTGACATCTCCTACCGGGAGAATCTTACCCTGCGGCTGAACTACTTCATCGGCTACATGCTCCCCGGCAGGTATTTCGAGATCGACAGGGAAAAAAGACGATCGTGA
- a CDS encoding DUF5814 domain-containing protein, protein MIADKARFRAARKLERAAGFRLPDHAFSGAFLESVGRVINFDSLDRRMREQLLAFFRDFMDCKCKSAPFCGCPERKFTLTIIEFREMGLDHRQISAHLLDEYGIDLYPADILSFLEDSVHMLEAIRDVAELQGREKLAENAIDHIRKIEH, encoded by the coding sequence GTGATCGCGGATAAGGCCCGGTTTCGGGCGGCACGGAAACTGGAGCGGGCGGCGGGATTCCGGCTCCCTGACCACGCCTTCTCAGGCGCGTTTCTCGAATCTGTAGGAAGGGTAATCAACTTTGATAGCCTCGACCGCCGGATGCGCGAGCAGCTCCTGGCTTTTTTCCGGGACTTCATGGACTGCAAATGCAAAAGTGCCCCCTTCTGCGGGTGCCCGGAGCGGAAGTTCACCCTCACCATCATCGAGTTCCGGGAGATGGGACTTGATCACCGGCAGATCAGCGCCCACCTCCTTGATGAATACGGGATCGACCTCTACCCCGCCGATATCCTGAGTTTCCTGGAGGATTCCGTCCACATGCTTGAGGCGATACGGGACGTCGCCGAGCTGCAGGGACGGGAGAAACTGGCCGAGAACGCCATCGACCACATCAGAAAGATCGAACATTAA
- a CDS encoding DUF2150 family protein, whose amino-acid sequence MAKKAKAKQAEPMKLFYIFYNQERWDNWLTTLEGADFEPAEGEEVSEGEQMLYSFTEDITLSVLKIIRLYQNDRLTKEEATAKLDDVELIVMTGLPAGELEDIIGSLQLSLLVLFTACRKYLEGGFDKDIKTLVKKGRALDEEELEEALEVAANIGAAVIDGATCCAKYIKDDMENPGLFDEWLIEIETMSNAMKSLAKFDEVPGETS is encoded by the coding sequence ATGGCGAAGAAAGCGAAAGCCAAACAGGCAGAGCCCATGAAACTCTTCTATATTTTTTACAACCAGGAGCGCTGGGACAACTGGCTAACGACGCTGGAGGGTGCGGACTTTGAGCCCGCCGAGGGCGAAGAGGTCTCCGAAGGGGAGCAGATGCTCTACAGTTTCACCGAGGATATCACCCTCTCCGTCTTAAAGATCATCCGTCTCTACCAGAACGACCGGCTCACGAAGGAGGAGGCCACGGCGAAGCTCGACGACGTGGAGCTGATCGTCATGACCGGGCTTCCCGCGGGGGAACTTGAGGATATCATCGGGTCGCTCCAGCTCTCCCTGCTGGTGCTCTTCACCGCCTGCCGGAAGTACCTCGAGGGCGGGTTTGATAAGGATATCAAGACGCTCGTGAAGAAAGGCAGGGCCCTCGACGAGGAGGAACTCGAGGAGGCGCTCGAGGTTGCGGCGAATATCGGGGCCGCCGTGATCGACGGCGCCACCTGCTGCGCGAAGTACATCAAGGACGACATGGAGAACCCCGGCCTCTTCGACGAGTGGCTCATCGAGATCGAGACCATGAGCAACGCCATGAAATCGCTTGCGAAGTTCGACGAGGTGCCCGGAGAGACGTCGTGA
- the larE gene encoding ATP-dependent sacrificial sulfur transferase LarE translates to MARVCRLDAVLKSYEPIAIALSGGTDSSVLLASARRHGVRAIAISVDTGLAPPGELAAARELADRLGVPHVTIPLDMLDIPAVRENRPDRCYVCKRAMMEAIVAEAGRRGCRTVVDGTHADDQPATRPGMRALHELGIRSPFAECGMGKVDIEALAADLGVAVRPPSACLTTRIPTGEPVTRECLALVGVAEALLAREIPGTIRVRCSGRRAIIEADPAYRRRLERLLGAVKDLGFEDVAIAPGGYEEGGADSWKR, encoded by the coding sequence ATGGCAAGAGTCTGCAGGCTTGACGCAGTCCTGAAATCCTACGAGCCCATCGCGATCGCACTCTCCGGAGGGACGGATAGTTCGGTCCTGCTGGCCAGCGCCCGGCGGCACGGAGTCCGGGCGATCGCAATCAGCGTCGATACAGGGCTCGCCCCACCGGGAGAACTCGCGGCGGCGCGGGAACTCGCGGACCGTCTGGGTGTTCCGCACGTCACAATACCGCTTGATATGCTCGATATCCCCGCTGTCCGGGAGAACCGGCCGGACCGGTGCTATGTCTGCAAGCGGGCGATGATGGAGGCGATTGTCGCTGAGGCAGGGCGGCGGGGGTGCCGGACGGTGGTCGACGGGACCCACGCTGATGACCAGCCTGCAACACGGCCCGGGATGCGGGCGCTCCATGAACTCGGTATCAGGAGCCCGTTTGCGGAGTGCGGTATGGGGAAGGTGGATATCGAGGCTCTTGCGGCGGATCTCGGGGTGGCCGTCCGCCCGCCGTCGGCATGCCTCACGACCCGTATCCCCACCGGTGAGCCGGTCACCCGGGAGTGTCTCGCGCTCGTGGGGGTCGCCGAGGCCCTCCTCGCGCGGGAGATTCCCGGGACCATACGGGTCCGGTGCAGCGGTCGCCGGGCCATCATCGAGGCCGACCCGGCGTACCGCCGGAGGCTGGAGCGGCTGCTCGGTGCGGTGAAGGACCTTGGGTTCGAGGACGTGGCAATCGCGCCGGGGGGCTACGAAGAGGGAGGTGCGGATTCGTGGAAGCGGTGA
- the thiI gene encoding tRNA uracil 4-sulfurtransferase ThiI — MEAVMVRYGEIFLKSEPVKRRFISIMTQTIRLALEAEGLSHRIETPRGRILIFGDEPQRIAKIAVRTFGVVSVSVCTMTSADIPGISAAAVEHAERRLRPGMSFAVRARRSGVEGFNSQELAAAVGSAVLDRIPEATVNLTAPDYEIFVEAREFGGLVYDEKISGPGGLPYGTQGEVMALLSDGIDSPVASWLMMRRGCLMVHVHMHSGRFGGADSEKNVLQSHARLSAWVPGHTLDLLVVDMEPFFEVITAFREPRYRCILCKRFMLRVASILAEERGAYALVNGDNLGQVASQTLANMAVIAPAASVPVLRPLIGFDKEEVVERARAIGTFEPHPGSVGCTVAPRHPSTAAPAATIARIEEELGVDDLAARAAGTVRRYRAKNGVIEGAPRSQPASPP, encoded by the coding sequence GTGGAAGCGGTGATGGTCAGGTACGGCGAGATCTTCCTCAAGAGCGAGCCGGTGAAACGGCGGTTCATATCGATAATGACCCAAACCATCAGGCTCGCGCTGGAGGCTGAAGGGCTCTCCCACCGCATCGAGACCCCGCGGGGACGGATCCTGATCTTCGGCGACGAACCGCAGCGTATCGCCAAAATTGCCGTCAGGACGTTTGGAGTGGTGAGCGTCAGCGTCTGCACAATGACCTCCGCTGATATCCCCGGGATCTCTGCTGCGGCCGTCGAGCACGCAGAGCGCCGTCTCCGGCCCGGGATGTCGTTTGCGGTCAGGGCGCGCCGGTCGGGTGTTGAGGGGTTCAACAGCCAGGAACTCGCGGCTGCGGTCGGCTCGGCCGTCCTCGACCGGATCCCTGAGGCCACGGTGAACCTGACGGCACCCGACTACGAGATCTTCGTGGAGGCCCGGGAGTTTGGCGGCCTTGTCTATGACGAGAAGATCAGCGGGCCGGGCGGGCTCCCGTACGGGACACAGGGTGAAGTGATGGCCCTGCTCTCGGATGGCATCGACTCGCCCGTCGCGTCGTGGCTGATGATGCGCCGGGGTTGCCTGATGGTGCACGTCCATATGCACAGCGGGCGGTTTGGCGGGGCTGACTCTGAGAAGAACGTCCTGCAGAGCCATGCCCGGCTCTCTGCCTGGGTTCCGGGGCACACCCTCGACCTCCTCGTCGTGGACATGGAGCCGTTCTTTGAGGTGATTACAGCGTTTAGGGAGCCCCGTTACCGGTGCATTCTCTGCAAGCGGTTCATGCTCAGGGTAGCAAGCATCCTTGCCGAAGAGCGGGGCGCCTACGCGCTTGTCAACGGCGACAACCTGGGGCAGGTGGCGTCCCAGACCCTGGCGAACATGGCGGTGATCGCCCCGGCGGCGAGCGTTCCCGTGCTCCGGCCGCTCATCGGGTTTGATAAGGAGGAGGTTGTCGAGCGCGCACGGGCTATCGGGACGTTTGAGCCCCATCCCGGGAGTGTCGGGTGCACGGTCGCCCCCCGCCACCCCTCGACGGCGGCGCCCGCGGCGACGATAGCGCGGATCGAGGAGGAACTCGGTGTGGACGACCTCGCGGCGCGGGCGGCGGGGACGGTGCGGCGGTACCGCGCAAAGAATGGGGTGATTGAGGGGGCTCCCCGCTCTCAGCCTGCTTCACCTCCATGA
- the pscS gene encoding O-phospho-L-seryl-tRNA:Cys-tRNA synthase, with protein MKCGVDIDARDVEEMYINIDPIQAGGRLTADAMKAAIAFGDGYSVCDNCRSPFRLDYIQNPPIAQFHADLAAWLNMDTVRVVPGARRGFQAVASTYVEKGDPVIVTSLAHYTEFMAVEAAGGIPQEIPKDAKNHITPDTAAEKIEAVIRKFSRTPPLLFVDHVDYQYGNVHDVAGIVKVAHQYDIPVLVNGAYSVGIMPVDGKALGADFVVGSGHKSMAAPAPSGLLATTNEHAERVFRTTKAKGDVTGRTFGMKEVEMMGCTLMGVTVVGMMASFPHVRERVQHWETEVAHSQEVTDALLSIEGTKVLSDYPRRHTLTRIDTRGSFDTVAQQHKKRGYFLSSELKKRGITGVIPGSTRVWKFNTFGLTAKQIRHVGESFVEIARENGLNIL; from the coding sequence GTGAAGTGCGGAGTCGATATCGACGCTCGCGACGTCGAAGAGATGTACATCAACATCGACCCCATCCAGGCGGGCGGGCGGCTCACCGCCGATGCCATGAAGGCGGCGATCGCGTTCGGCGACGGCTACTCGGTCTGCGACAACTGCCGGAGCCCGTTCAGGCTCGACTATATCCAGAACCCCCCCATCGCCCAATTCCACGCCGACCTCGCCGCATGGCTGAATATGGATACGGTACGGGTGGTCCCGGGGGCGCGCCGGGGGTTCCAGGCGGTCGCAAGCACGTATGTGGAGAAGGGCGACCCGGTCATCGTCACGTCGCTTGCCCACTACACCGAGTTTATGGCGGTCGAGGCAGCAGGCGGGATCCCCCAGGAGATCCCAAAAGATGCAAAGAACCACATCACCCCCGACACCGCCGCGGAGAAGATCGAGGCGGTGATCAGGAAGTTTTCGCGAACGCCGCCCCTGCTCTTCGTCGACCACGTCGATTACCAGTACGGGAACGTCCATGACGTCGCCGGGATCGTGAAGGTCGCCCACCAGTACGACATCCCGGTCCTCGTCAACGGGGCCTACTCGGTCGGGATCATGCCCGTCGACGGGAAAGCGCTCGGCGCCGACTTCGTTGTCGGGTCGGGCCACAAGAGCATGGCAGCCCCGGCGCCGTCCGGTCTCCTCGCAACGACGAACGAGCACGCCGAGCGGGTCTTCCGGACGACAAAGGCAAAGGGCGACGTGACCGGCCGGACATTCGGCATGAAAGAGGTGGAGATGATGGGGTGCACCCTCATGGGCGTCACCGTCGTCGGCATGATGGCCTCGTTCCCCCACGTCAGGGAGCGGGTGCAGCATTGGGAGACTGAGGTTGCGCACTCGCAGGAGGTCACGGACGCCCTCCTCTCCATCGAGGGGACGAAGGTCCTCTCAGACTACCCGCGCCGGCACACCCTGACCCGGATAGACACCCGCGGTTCCTTCGATACGGTCGCACAGCAGCATAAAAAGCGCGGATACTTCCTCTCAAGCGAACTGAAGAAGCGGGGGATCACAGGCGTCATCCCGGGCTCCACCAGGGTCTGGAAGTTCAACACCTTCGGGCTGACCGCAAAGCAGATCCGGCACGTCGGCGAGTCGTTTGTCGAGATTGCGCGGGAAAACGGGCTGAATATTCTCTGA
- a CDS encoding metallophosphoesterase family protein has product MKIVHVADTHLGLSAFNRVDPETGMNLREQLIYDNFLAAIDRIIGMHPDALVHAGDLFHQVKPKTRAYTTALDALCRLQDAGIPMIVIAGNHSMAKTRYTASPFEVLERGGYRANDLYVAHHNRYRRVELDDTVFHLIPNMLQPEGYRAAFEGIEFSSGTNVLVTHGLASILSDKRLHTVAEHELDATIISDRFDYIALGHFHGQVQVADNAWYSGSLEYCNYGEITETKGGLAVDLATGKVDPLDLPHTPMISLGRVNCDGLSAREVVDAVLAAVEDAGKATSQAICQITLDGIRREILRALDQKALSDARSRMLDLKLRVIAVDDTAQIFREESLAGVDYVAEFERFVEREHLAPGDEEYVKKIGTRVLRSVIARHREGESAAE; this is encoded by the coding sequence ATGAAGATCGTTCATGTAGCAGACACGCACCTGGGATTATCGGCATTTAACCGGGTCGATCCCGAAACCGGGATGAACCTGCGCGAGCAGCTCATCTACGACAACTTCCTTGCTGCAATCGACCGGATCATCGGGATGCATCCGGATGCGCTCGTCCATGCGGGCGACCTCTTCCACCAGGTCAAGCCGAAGACCCGCGCCTACACGACGGCGCTTGACGCCCTCTGCCGCCTGCAGGATGCCGGGATCCCGATGATCGTGATCGCGGGCAACCACAGCATGGCGAAGACCCGTTACACGGCATCGCCGTTCGAGGTCCTCGAGCGGGGAGGCTACCGCGCAAACGACCTCTACGTCGCCCACCACAACCGCTACCGGCGGGTTGAACTCGACGATACGGTCTTTCACCTGATACCGAATATGCTCCAGCCCGAGGGGTACCGGGCGGCGTTTGAAGGGATCGAGTTCTCAAGCGGCACAAACGTGCTCGTCACCCACGGTCTTGCGAGCATCCTCTCAGATAAACGGCTGCATACCGTTGCTGAGCACGAACTGGATGCGACCATCATATCAGACCGGTTCGACTACATCGCGCTCGGCCACTTCCACGGCCAGGTGCAGGTCGCGGATAACGCCTGGTACAGCGGATCGCTTGAGTACTGCAACTACGGGGAGATTACGGAGACCAAGGGGGGCCTCGCCGTGGACCTGGCAACCGGGAAGGTCGATCCTCTCGACCTCCCGCACACCCCCATGATCAGCCTCGGGAGGGTCAACTGCGACGGGCTCTCGGCCCGGGAGGTCGTGGACGCCGTCCTCGCGGCGGTCGAGGATGCCGGGAAGGCAACCTCCCAGGCGATCTGCCAGATCACGCTCGACGGAATACGCCGCGAGATCCTCAGGGCGCTCGACCAGAAGGCTCTCTCTGATGCCCGGAGCCGGATGCTCGACCTCAAACTCCGGGTGATAGCGGTCGACGACACCGCCCAGATCTTCCGGGAAGAGTCGCTTGCCGGTGTAGACTATGTCGCCGAGTTTGAACGGTTCGTGGAGAGGGAGCACCTTGCCCCCGGTGATGAGGAGTATGTGAAGAAAATCGGGACCCGGGTCCTCCGATCGGTCATCGCACGCCACAGAGAGGGAGAGAGTGCTGCTGAATAA
- a CDS encoding AAA family ATPase, translating to MLLNKLVMRNFKRFRDQEIIFQDGITGIVGNNGTGKSSIVSAILFALYGLQGTGIDGDYIVSSFAGPQDVCEVRLDFLAGGNEYAVVRKFKRRPSSTLHEANLYLNQRLLASSVQKVGQEVQRIVGMGPGDFRNTIYAGQKELLTLIESRAGSRKDWFMQVLGIDYLKKDSMEALKEVIDAREGSHREISGRLQELDAGGARDRIQTLRTELAGAEEEAGRIAAAERSAGETLERAREERDRLLLVRDCYLRLAKEEEVLIAEVGRLRTECREGEAEIAERMRLQDDLEALSLTAGRYEALKAEVAAMTTEKVRADHLALAAAAAREQVREYNERRAKIEADLAALAEDEEAVAALARKVGERQALRDRTVAMKGLQPEYDALREELARMDERFVQTERRVLENRADIEGVEEKAGHLAALEAEVGGYDALRARDEVLLSAAGYAREEERCLREARTASDEMDLLESEIAGLARQLAGIGAVEEGIETAESRKDYLTSRISACATRQQAVREEIRRLAEHQAEILKAGPDGSCPMCHQGLGEHYEGLLGDLATAAASMQETLAGLEQEHARATAEHQEVVAGLQDLLQQRTALQRIKEQHALYSSRYRQSADAVRRWQAEAGEHRAAIRALGLEGYDPAAHDALRERLRDLAEKRTKADTLRGECSRLPTLRKERQRLIAEVEGYLTRKEEIEGKLTRLGFDPLVLKRLETEAQALEASYRAYTEAQARLSRRPALEEEQKSVLERIEELAERLQAIEDEQRDLSFDPDRFARLTEECGRAEEAHQKTLELRVRLEEVPRMRKALETKRELLAGREAELLSARAAIADIGFDERQIAAAEEMLAGLERDLAAAREQGYAIAARISNLKAGIGEETARLSRADDLTRQQESLHEEIGRLKLTRSLIRDYTDYLLQVVRDRIEEEAGRVLAEITDGRYGTVMLDDDFTVLVHDMGDDYPADRFSGGEQDDIAIALRIALSRFLAGVNEVHDSTFLIFDEIFGSQDEERRSNLLRALRTQEAHFPQILLISHITEVQDEFSTTFVVEMGADHASTVREFE from the coding sequence GTGCTGCTGAATAAACTTGTGATGCGCAACTTCAAGCGGTTCCGGGACCAGGAGATCATCTTCCAGGACGGCATCACCGGGATCGTCGGGAACAACGGGACCGGCAAGAGCAGCATTGTGAGCGCTATCCTCTTTGCTCTCTATGGGCTCCAGGGGACGGGAATCGACGGGGACTACATCGTCAGTTCGTTTGCGGGCCCGCAGGACGTCTGCGAGGTCCGCCTGGACTTCCTGGCCGGCGGCAACGAGTATGCCGTCGTCCGTAAATTCAAGCGCCGCCCTTCCTCCACCCTCCATGAGGCAAACCTCTACCTGAACCAGAGACTCCTCGCAAGCAGCGTCCAGAAGGTGGGGCAGGAGGTGCAGCGGATCGTCGGCATGGGTCCGGGTGACTTCCGCAACACCATCTATGCCGGGCAGAAGGAACTCCTCACCCTGATCGAGAGCAGGGCCGGGTCCCGGAAGGACTGGTTCATGCAGGTGCTGGGCATCGATTACCTCAAGAAAGACAGCATGGAAGCGTTGAAGGAGGTCATCGATGCCAGGGAAGGGAGCCACCGGGAGATCTCCGGGAGGCTCCAGGAGCTGGACGCAGGCGGTGCCCGTGACCGCATCCAGACGCTCCGGACCGAGCTTGCCGGTGCAGAGGAAGAGGCGGGGAGGATCGCGGCCGCGGAGAGGAGTGCCGGGGAGACGCTTGAGCGTGCCCGGGAGGAGCGCGACCGTCTGCTCCTGGTGCGTGACTGCTACCTGCGCCTCGCAAAGGAAGAAGAGGTGCTGATCGCTGAGGTCGGGCGGCTCCGCACCGAGTGCCGGGAGGGGGAAGCGGAGATCGCGGAACGCATGAGACTGCAGGACGACCTCGAAGCCCTCTCCCTCACCGCCGGCCGCTACGAGGCCCTGAAGGCGGAGGTCGCCGCGATGACCACTGAGAAGGTCAGGGCCGACCACCTGGCTCTCGCCGCCGCAGCCGCACGGGAGCAGGTGCGGGAGTACAATGAGCGCCGTGCGAAGATCGAGGCGGACCTCGCCGCACTTGCAGAGGATGAGGAGGCCGTCGCCGCCCTTGCCCGGAAGGTCGGGGAGCGGCAGGCGCTCCGTGACCGTACTGTGGCGATGAAGGGCCTCCAGCCTGAGTATGATGCCCTCCGCGAAGAACTCGCCCGCATGGACGAGCGGTTCGTCCAGACTGAACGGCGCGTCCTGGAGAACCGGGCTGATATCGAGGGGGTCGAGGAGAAGGCCGGGCACCTTGCGGCGCTCGAGGCTGAGGTCGGTGGGTATGACGCCCTCCGTGCCCGTGACGAGGTGCTCCTCTCGGCAGCAGGGTATGCCAGGGAGGAAGAGCGGTGCCTGCGGGAGGCTCGCACCGCATCAGATGAGATGGACCTACTCGAGAGCGAGATCGCCGGGCTTGCCCGGCAACTCGCCGGGATAGGTGCCGTCGAGGAGGGGATCGAGACGGCCGAGAGCCGGAAGGACTACCTGACATCGCGGATCAGTGCCTGTGCCACACGCCAGCAGGCGGTCCGCGAAGAGATCCGGAGGCTGGCCGAACACCAGGCAGAGATCCTCAAAGCAGGTCCGGACGGGTCCTGCCCGATGTGCCACCAGGGTCTCGGGGAGCACTACGAAGGACTGCTCGGCGACCTTGCAACAGCCGCCGCGTCGATGCAGGAGACGCTCGCGGGTCTTGAGCAGGAGCATGCGAGAGCGACCGCCGAGCACCAGGAGGTTGTTGCCGGGCTGCAGGACCTCCTGCAGCAGCGCACCGCCCTCCAGCGCATAAAAGAGCAGCACGCACTCTACTCCTCCCGCTACAGGCAGAGCGCCGACGCCGTGCGGCGGTGGCAGGCCGAGGCCGGAGAGCACCGCGCCGCGATACGGGCGCTGGGTCTGGAGGGGTATGATCCGGCGGCGCACGATGCCCTCAGGGAGCGGCTCCGGGACCTTGCAGAGAAACGGACGAAGGCCGATACCCTCAGGGGCGAGTGCAGTCGCCTCCCCACCCTCCGAAAGGAGCGGCAACGGCTCATCGCCGAGGTCGAGGGCTACCTCACCCGGAAAGAGGAGATAGAGGGGAAGCTCACCCGGCTCGGGTTCGACCCTCTGGTCCTCAAGCGCCTGGAGACCGAAGCGCAGGCGCTTGAGGCGTCCTACCGCGCATACACCGAGGCACAGGCCCGGCTCTCGCGGAGACCGGCACTTGAGGAGGAACAGAAGTCGGTCCTCGAACGGATAGAAGAACTCGCGGAGAGACTGCAGGCCATTGAGGACGAACAGCGGGACCTCTCGTTTGACCCGGACCGGTTTGCGCGTCTCACCGAGGAGTGCGGCCGCGCTGAAGAGGCGCACCAGAAGACGCTCGAACTCCGCGTCCGCCTCGAAGAAGTCCCGAGGATGCGAAAGGCGCTGGAGACGAAGCGGGAACTCCTCGCGGGCCGGGAGGCTGAACTCCTCAGCGCGAGGGCGGCTATCGCCGACATTGGCTTTGACGAGCGGCAGATCGCGGCAGCGGAGGAGATGCTTGCAGGTCTTGAGCGGGACCTCGCAGCGGCGCGGGAACAGGGGTATGCGATCGCCGCCCGGATAAGCAACCTGAAGGCTGGTATCGGGGAGGAGACCGCAAGGCTCTCCCGGGCTGACGACCTTACCCGGCAGCAGGAGTCACTTCACGAGGAGATCGGGCGCCTGAAACTGACCCGCTCACTCATCAGGGACTACACCGATTACCTCCTGCAGGTGGTCAGGGACAGGATCGAGGAGGAGGCAGGGAGGGTGCTTGCCGAGATCACCGACGGACGGTATGGGACGGTGATGCTTGACGACGACTTCACGGTCCTCGTCCATGACATGGGCGATGACTACCCGGCCGACCGGTTCAGCGGCGGAGAGCAGGACGATATCGCCATCGCTCTCAGGATCGCCCTCTCTCGGTTCCTTGCCGGGGTGAACGAGGTACACGACTCCACGTTCCTGATATTTGACGAGATCTTCGGGAGCCAGGACGAAGAGCGGCGGAGCAACCTCCTCCGGGCGCTCAGGACCCAGGAGGCTCACTTCCCCCAGATCCTCCTGATATCCCATATCACCGAGGTCCAGGACGAGTTCTCGACGACGTTCGTGGTCGAGATGGGGGCGGACCACGCGAGCACGGTCAGGGAGTTTGAGTAA